A window of Nonomuraea angiospora genomic DNA:
AGCTGGGACAGGCGGAAGCGCAGCCGGTCCTTTCGCGAGATATCCGTCATGGGCGCACCCCTCGCGTCAGCCCCCGGTACAGCCAGCGCCCGGTGACGACCACCAGCAGCACGGGCACCGCGGTCGCGATCACCGACTGCGCCGCCAGCGGCCCGGCCGCGCTCATGAAGTGGCGGGCCTGCTCCAGCAGGATCAGCGGCAGGTGGTCGCCCGACGGCCAGTTGAGCAGCAGGCCGACGACCGTGTCGTTCCAGACCAGGACGAACGCCAGGACCGCGGCCAGCACCAGGGCCGGGCGCGCCTCGCGTACGACGTGGAACAGCTCCCAGCGGCCCCGCGCCAGCATGGGGGCCGGCACGCGGACGAACGCGTTGTGGAGCACCAGCACCGCCAGCGGGATCACCAGCGCCGCGTGCACGATGGCCAGCGCCGGAGCGGTGCCGACGACCGGGCTGAGCCAGCGCTCCAGCGGCACCGCGAACGCCTGCGGCGGCAGCACGGCCAGGGCCACCGCGACCAGCAGCACCGGCCGCCAGGCCCGGCGCGGCAGCAGGTGCTCGTGCGCCAGCACATAAGCGGCCGGCACGGCGGCCAGCAGCACCAGGCACACCACCACGACGGCCCGCAGGAACGTGGTGCCGAGCGCACCGGTGAACCCGCCGTCGGCCAGCGCCTCCGTGTACGAGCCCAGCGTCCAGGGACCGCCGCCCCACCACCCGGACAGCGCCGCGGCGACCGGGTCGCGCAGCGAGGTCAGCACGAGCACCAGGAACGGCACCACCCAGAGCACCGACACGGCCGCGCACAGCAGCCAGATCCGCCAGCCCTTCCTGGGCGGCGGCGGGACCACCGGCTCGGCCCAGGTCACCCGCCCGCGCAGCCCGAACAGGGCGGGCACCGCCATCACGGCCACGAGCGCCGACAGCCCCACGGAGAGCGCGGAGGCCCGCGTGTCGCCCAGGTCGCCGTGGTGGCGCCACCAGAACAGCCCGCCGCCCTCGACCTCGGCCTGCATCGACCCGGGCGCGCCCATCAGCACCACGTCGAAGACCCGGGCCGCCGCCGCCAGCGCGAACAGGTACGCCAGCGCGGCCGGCCCGGCGAGCGCCGGGACCACGACGGACCAGAGCCTGCGCCGCCGCCCGACGCCGAACGCCCTGGCCATCCGCAGCAGGTTGGTGGGCAGCCGCGCCAGCGCCTCGTGGAAGACCAGGAACGCGACCCCGGCCCACTGCCAGACCAGCGCCAGCCCGAACACCACCCAGATCCACACGGGGCCGAGAAAGGCCACCTCCGTGCCGAACAGGGCGTTGACCAGGCCGCGGCGCGGGTTGGTGTCGAACATCAGCCGGAAGATCGCGCCCGTGGTGAGCGGGGACACCGCGGCCGGCAGCACCAGCAGGAAGCGCAGCACGCCGCCGAGCACCGGGCCGGCGTTCCTGGCCAGCCAGGCCAGGCCGAGGCCCACGGCGCACACGACCACGGCCAGCACCAGCCACATGAACGAGTTGCCGAGCGACTGGAGCACCCGGCCGTCGAGCAGCACGTCGTACGCGCCGGGCCCGGCCGAGAGGCTGAACACCACCGTCGCGCAGAGCGGGACCAGGATGACGCCCGCCGACAGCAGGACCGCCAGGAGGAGGTAGAGCGAGGCGCGCAGGCGGCCGATCCCGTGCCGGACCAGCGGGATCCTGGCGTCGTGGTGCGTGGCGGCCTCGAACAGGAAGGCGTCGCGCCGGCTCACAGGGCTCCCTCCTTGCTGCCCGCGACCAGCTTGTCGCGGGCCGC
This region includes:
- a CDS encoding ABC transporter permease subunit gives rise to the protein MSRRDAFLFEAATHHDARIPLVRHGIGRLRASLYLLLAVLLSAGVILVPLCATVVFSLSAGPGAYDVLLDGRVLQSLGNSFMWLVLAVVVCAVGLGLAWLARNAGPVLGGVLRFLLVLPAAVSPLTTGAIFRLMFDTNPRRGLVNALFGTEVAFLGPVWIWVVFGLALVWQWAGVAFLVFHEALARLPTNLLRMARAFGVGRRRRLWSVVVPALAGPAALAYLFALAAAARVFDVVLMGAPGSMQAEVEGGGLFWWRHHGDLGDTRASALSVGLSALVAVMAVPALFGLRGRVTWAEPVVPPPPRKGWRIWLLCAAVSVLWVVPFLVLVLTSLRDPVAAALSGWWGGGPWTLGSYTEALADGGFTGALGTTFLRAVVVVCLVLLAAVPAAYVLAHEHLLPRRAWRPVLLVAVALAVLPPQAFAVPLERWLSPVVGTAPALAIVHAALVIPLAVLVLHNAFVRVPAPMLARGRWELFHVVREARPALVLAAVLAFVLVWNDTVVGLLLNWPSGDHLPLILLEQARHFMSAAGPLAAQSVIATAVPVLLVVVTGRWLYRGLTRGVRP